Proteins co-encoded in one Kutzneria chonburiensis genomic window:
- a CDS encoding DUF4865 family protein gives MHAMQYEITLPADYDMGIIRERVATKGSLLDAWPGLGLKAYCVRERADGSPVNQYSPFYLWRTVEGMNAFLWGQGFRGLCEAFGRPVVQQWTGLAFQRGPASTATRARKVTRPITPEEIPDVVASTRVEDGMHSVALAVDTRGWQLVEFTLYEDNPAAEYSVRHLSAPELDQLPVGRQW, from the coding sequence ATGCATGCGATGCAGTACGAGATCACGCTGCCGGCCGACTACGACATGGGCATCATCCGCGAGCGGGTGGCGACCAAGGGATCGCTGCTGGACGCGTGGCCGGGGCTCGGGCTGAAGGCGTACTGCGTGCGGGAGCGGGCCGACGGGTCGCCGGTGAACCAGTATTCGCCCTTCTACCTCTGGCGGACGGTCGAGGGCATGAACGCTTTCCTGTGGGGACAAGGCTTTCGTGGCCTGTGCGAGGCGTTCGGACGGCCCGTGGTGCAGCAGTGGACCGGCCTGGCGTTCCAGCGCGGGCCGGCCAGTACGGCGACGCGGGCCCGAAAGGTGACCCGGCCGATCACGCCGGAGGAGATCCCGGACGTGGTTGCTTCGACACGGGTCGAGGACGGGATGCACTCGGTGGCGCTGGCGGTCGACACCCGAGGCTGGCAGCTCGTGGAGTTCACGCTCTACGAGGACAATCCGGCCGCCGAGTACTCGGTCCGGCACCTGTCCGCGCCCGAGCTGGACCAGCTGCCGGTGGGTCGGCAGTGGTGA
- a CDS encoding FAD-dependent monooxygenase, producing the protein MTVVIAGAGPTGLTLGIELARRGIPCRLLDKADGLFLGSRGKGLQPRTLEVFDDLGVLDAIRAGGMPFPRFRLYSGHDIVWERELHEMLGIDEPKPSPDIPYPLPWLIPQWRTDEILRDRFEALGGKVEFGTEVVGVEQDDEVRITVRRNGIEEVITGDYLIGTDGGRSAVRKLMNVGFEGETYETEQTLVGDVKVDGLNGIACHMITHAGDVTKRFSVWNLPGSDYYQLVASVPQAEQPTLQDVQELLEERTGRTDIRLHDLRWISVYRINVRMVDRFRVGRVFLAGDAAHVHSSASGQGLNTSVQDAYNLGWKLAAVIQGAPDELLDSYEAERMPVAAQVLGLSTAMHARNFRPTTGPAPAIHQLDITYRGGPLAGQQRPGQLQAGDRAPDGVRPDGTRLFDLFRGPHLTWLTINGRYEGYDVEPGTDVLVRPDGYIAAIGTNVQPWLDHFVPDATPDEGDSVSTAWSHSRVRRRYC; encoded by the coding sequence ATGACAGTGGTGATCGCGGGGGCCGGACCGACGGGCCTCACGCTGGGAATCGAGCTGGCGCGCCGGGGAATTCCGTGCCGGCTGCTGGACAAGGCCGACGGCCTGTTCCTCGGCTCCAGAGGCAAGGGGTTGCAGCCCCGAACGCTGGAGGTGTTCGACGACCTGGGCGTGCTGGACGCGATCCGGGCCGGCGGGATGCCGTTCCCGAGGTTCCGCCTCTACTCCGGACACGACATCGTCTGGGAGCGGGAACTCCACGAGATGCTGGGCATCGACGAGCCCAAGCCGTCCCCCGACATCCCCTACCCACTCCCCTGGCTGATCCCGCAGTGGCGCACGGACGAGATCCTGCGCGACCGCTTCGAAGCGCTGGGCGGCAAGGTCGAATTCGGCACGGAGGTCGTCGGCGTCGAACAGGACGACGAAGTGCGGATCACGGTGCGCCGCAACGGTATCGAGGAGGTGATCACCGGGGATTACCTCATCGGCACGGACGGCGGCCGCAGCGCGGTGCGGAAGCTGATGAACGTCGGCTTCGAAGGCGAGACCTACGAGACGGAGCAGACCCTGGTCGGCGACGTCAAAGTAGACGGCCTCAACGGCATCGCCTGCCACATGATCACGCACGCCGGTGACGTGACCAAGCGGTTCTCGGTGTGGAACCTGCCGGGCAGCGACTACTACCAACTGGTCGCCTCGGTGCCACAAGCCGAACAACCGACGCTCCAAGACGTGCAGGAGCTGCTCGAGGAACGCACCGGCCGCACGGACATCCGTCTGCACGACCTGCGCTGGATCTCGGTGTACCGCATCAACGTGCGCATGGTGGACCGCTTCCGCGTCGGTCGCGTGTTCCTGGCCGGCGACGCCGCGCACGTGCACTCCTCGGCCAGCGGTCAGGGCCTGAACACCAGCGTGCAAGACGCCTACAACCTCGGCTGGAAGCTGGCCGCCGTAATACAAGGTGCGCCGGACGAGCTGCTGGACAGCTACGAAGCCGAACGGATGCCGGTGGCGGCGCAGGTGCTCGGCCTGTCCACCGCCATGCACGCCCGCAACTTCCGGCCGACGACCGGCCCCGCGCCGGCGATCCACCAGCTGGACATCACCTATCGCGGCGGCCCGCTGGCCGGTCAACAACGCCCAGGCCAGCTCCAGGCCGGCGACCGCGCGCCGGACGGCGTCCGCCCCGACGGCACCAGGCTGTTCGACCTGTTCCGCGGCCCGCACCTGACCTGGTTGACCATCAACGGCCGCTATGAGGGCTACGACGTCGAGCCCGGCACCGACGTCCTCGTCCGTCCCGACGGCTATATCGCGGCAATCGGCACAAATGTCCAGCCGTGGCTGGACCACTTCGTGCCGGATGCAACCCCGGACGAGGGTGACTCCGTCTCCACGGCATGGTCGCACTCACGCGTTCGACGCCGTTACTGCTGA
- a CDS encoding phosphotriesterase: MIRTVLGDVDQLGVTNSHDHLFLASPVLPGQELTDVEPAFTELQRFRASGGETVVQWTPMGMHRRLDALPDLSRRTGVAIVAATGLHQAQHYSPEWLAETLPRLDELFVNDVTEHRAGLIKVAGGFHGLDTHAVHTMTAAANAHHATGVPITVHLELGTAALDVLDLLCDKLNVPPHRVVLGHLNRFPDPWVHRQAAAAGAFLAFDGPSRANHATDWLTPSTLADLADAGFAAQLLVGGDTTTAAARGMPGMSYLLTHLRPRLDPDLATQIFVANPTRAFSF; the protein is encoded by the coding sequence GTGATCCGCACGGTTCTCGGTGACGTCGACCAGCTGGGCGTCACCAACTCACACGACCACCTGTTCTTGGCCAGCCCCGTGCTGCCCGGCCAGGAGTTGACCGACGTCGAGCCGGCTTTCACTGAGCTGCAACGGTTTCGTGCCAGCGGCGGCGAGACCGTCGTGCAGTGGACACCGATGGGCATGCATCGCCGGCTCGACGCCCTACCGGACCTCTCGCGGCGCACCGGTGTCGCCATTGTCGCCGCCACCGGTCTGCACCAGGCCCAGCATTACTCGCCGGAGTGGCTGGCGGAAACGTTGCCACGCCTGGACGAGCTGTTCGTCAACGACGTCACCGAGCATCGCGCCGGCCTGATCAAGGTCGCCGGCGGCTTCCACGGCCTCGACACCCATGCCGTGCACACAATGACCGCCGCTGCCAATGCCCATCACGCGACCGGCGTGCCGATCACCGTCCACCTCGAACTCGGCACCGCCGCATTGGACGTGCTGGACCTGTTGTGCGACAAGCTGAACGTCCCTCCGCACCGGGTCGTCCTCGGCCACCTCAACCGCTTCCCCGACCCGTGGGTCCATCGGCAGGCCGCCGCAGCCGGTGCCTTCCTCGCGTTCGACGGCCCTTCGCGCGCGAATCACGCCACCGACTGGCTGACCCCGTCCACGCTCGCCGATCTCGCCGACGCCGGCTTCGCCGCGCAGCTCCTGGTCGGCGGCGACACCACGACCGCCGCCGCGCGCGGCATGCCCGGCATGTCGTACCTGCTGACCCACCTCCGTCCACGCCTCGATCCCGACCTCGCCACCCAGATCTTCGTCGCCAACCCCACGCGAGCCTTCAGTTTCTAG
- a CDS encoding AAA family ATPase, which yields MRITVELGRRDLLVVAGLPGAGKSTLLGRLSGDITVLDPDQVRTWFAARLPGTRYRYYRPIVHVWQRLRVAFAAVGSGPLIVQEPSTRATTRAWLVMLGAVTGRRVRMVWLEVTPEQALKGQHVRGRVLGRRTFERHVRRSARLRETLLAERVPVGWHSAQVLTRTAADRMAFVGAAA from the coding sequence ATGAGGATCACCGTCGAACTGGGCCGACGCGATCTCCTGGTCGTGGCCGGACTGCCCGGGGCGGGCAAGAGCACACTGCTCGGCCGCCTGTCCGGCGACATCACCGTGCTCGATCCCGATCAGGTACGGACGTGGTTCGCGGCAAGACTGCCGGGCACGCGGTATCGGTACTACCGGCCGATTGTCCATGTGTGGCAACGGCTTCGGGTGGCGTTCGCGGCGGTCGGCAGTGGGCCGCTGATCGTGCAGGAGCCGTCGACCCGGGCGACGACCCGAGCCTGGCTCGTGATGCTGGGAGCGGTGACGGGGCGGCGCGTGCGGATGGTGTGGCTGGAGGTGACGCCGGAGCAGGCGCTGAAAGGGCAACACGTGCGGGGACGGGTGCTGGGTCGGCGGACGTTCGAGCGGCACGTGCGCAGGTCGGCCCGGCTGCGGGAGACGCTGTTGGCTGAGCGGGTGCCGGTCGGCTGGCACAGCGCCCAGGTGCTGACGCGCACGGCCGCCGACAGGATGGCGTTCGTGGGGGCGGCGGCCTAG